The following proteins come from a genomic window of Synechococcus sp. BIOS-E4-1:
- a CDS encoding Nif11-like leader peptide family natural product precursor: protein MPIILFPSIIKQFFCLIAILYFSRKLKKVLFFNMSAQEDLLNLLSTNSEFRQSITAATTAEEAVKLAADYGIEISAEDLRTAFKSKMSELSEEEMEAVAGGKGDGCKQGPGNTGTIVMTVLDAL, encoded by the coding sequence ATGCCCATTATATTGTTTCCATCAATTATAAAACAATTCTTTTGTTTGATCGCCATTTTGTACTTTTCACGTAAACTAAAAAAAGTATTGTTTTTTAACATGTCAGCCCAAGAAGATCTTTTGAATTTGCTTTCGACGAATTCCGAATTTAGGCAGTCAATTACCGCCGCCACTACCGCTGAAGAAGCCGTTAAGCTTGCTGCAGATTATGGTATTGAAATCAGTGCTGAGGATCTACGAACGGCATTCAAATCAAAAATGTCAGAGCTTTCAGAGGAGGAAATGGAGGCTGTTGCCGGTGGCAAGGGAGACGGCTGTAAACAGGGTCCAGGAAATACAGGCACTATAGTAATGACGGTTCTTGATGCATTGTAA